The Chitinophaga flava genome has a segment encoding these proteins:
- a CDS encoding phytase has translation MIAGLTACKGKQTKTIPAPAADAVKPVAITTATQYDSDDPAIWINKADSSKSLIIGTDKNTDGALYVYNLEGKIVKKIGGLKRPNNVDIAYGLLLNNQPVDFAVTTERETNKLRIYRLPDMEPIDNGGLEVFAGEKERSPMGISLYTRPSDKAIFAIVSRKSGPAQGYLWQYQLTDNGKGQVTGMVVRKFGAYSGKKEIESVAVDNELGYVYYSDEQTGIRRYHADPAKGDSELSLFGHGDFKADNEGISIYKTSDSTGYILVSDQDANSFNVYRREAANPVLLSRIPVSAINSDGSDIVNVNLGPQYPQGIFVVMSTDKTFHYYDWRDIAARIKEKL, from the coding sequence ATGATAGCTGGATTAACAGCCTGTAAAGGTAAACAGACCAAAACCATTCCGGCGCCGGCAGCAGATGCCGTAAAGCCGGTAGCCATAACTACCGCCACCCAATACGACAGCGATGATCCTGCCATCTGGATCAATAAGGCAGACAGTTCCAAAAGCCTGATCATTGGTACCGATAAAAACACCGATGGCGCCCTGTACGTATACAACCTGGAAGGTAAGATAGTAAAGAAAATTGGAGGCCTTAAAAGGCCTAATAATGTGGATATCGCTTACGGGCTGTTGCTCAACAACCAGCCTGTAGACTTTGCAGTAACCACCGAGCGGGAAACCAACAAACTCCGTATTTATCGTTTACCCGACATGGAGCCGATAGACAACGGCGGCCTCGAAGTATTCGCCGGAGAAAAAGAGCGTAGTCCTATGGGTATCAGCTTATACACCCGTCCATCCGACAAGGCTATATTTGCCATCGTAAGCCGCAAATCAGGTCCTGCACAGGGTTACCTGTGGCAGTACCAGTTGACCGACAACGGTAAGGGCCAGGTAACGGGAATGGTTGTACGTAAATTTGGCGCCTACAGCGGTAAAAAAGAAATCGAAAGTGTGGCGGTAGACAATGAGCTGGGTTATGTTTATTATTCAGATGAGCAGACCGGCATACGCCGCTACCATGCCGATCCGGCCAAAGGAGACAGCGAGCTGTCTCTGTTTGGACATGGTGATTTTAAAGCAGACAATGAAGGTATCAGTATTTACAAAACCAGTGACAGCACAGGTTATATTCTGGTATCTGATCAGGATGCCAACAGTTTTAATGTATATCGCAGAGAAGCTGCGAATCCTGTACTGTTGTCGAGGATACCGGTTTCTGCTATCAACAGCGACGGGTCAGATATCGTGAATGTGAATCTGGGTCCACAATATCCGCAAGGGATTTTTGTAGTGATGAGCACCGACAAAACTTTCCATTATTACGACTGGCGTGATATTGCAGCCAGGATCAAAGAGAAGCTGTAA
- a CDS encoding succinate dehydrogenase/fumarate reductase iron-sulfur subunit, with amino-acid sequence MEHYNMNLTLKVWRQKNKNDQGRFETIQAKNISSEMSFLEMFDVVNEDLINEGKEPIAFDHDCREGICGMCSMHINGRAHGPWEGTTTCQLHMRAFKDGETVTVEPWRAGAFPVLKDLTVDRSAFDRIIEAGGYVSVNTGNAQDANCLPVDKHNADLAFAAAACIGCGACVAACKNSSAMLFVSAKVSQLALLPQGHPERKTRALNMVAQMDKEGFGSCTNTGACEAECPKEISLTNIARLNREFIGAGFTSEK; translated from the coding sequence ATGGAACATTATAACATGAACCTCACATTAAAAGTGTGGAGGCAGAAAAACAAAAACGATCAGGGTAGATTTGAAACCATCCAGGCAAAAAACATTTCTTCTGAAATGTCATTCCTGGAGATGTTCGACGTGGTAAATGAAGATCTGATCAATGAAGGCAAAGAGCCTATCGCATTCGACCACGATTGCCGTGAAGGTATCTGTGGTATGTGCTCTATGCATATTAATGGCCGTGCACACGGTCCATGGGAAGGTACCACTACCTGCCAGCTGCACATGCGCGCTTTCAAAGACGGTGAAACTGTCACTGTTGAACCCTGGAGAGCAGGCGCTTTCCCGGTACTGAAAGACCTGACAGTAGACAGATCTGCTTTCGATCGTATCATCGAAGCAGGTGGTTATGTCTCCGTTAACACCGGCAACGCTCAGGACGCCAACTGTCTCCCTGTAGATAAACACAATGCTGACCTCGCCTTCGCAGCTGCAGCCTGTATCGGTTGCGGTGCCTGCGTAGCAGCTTGTAAAAACTCTTCTGCGATGCTCTTCGTGTCTGCTAAAGTTTCTCAGCTGGCACTGTTACCACAAGGCCATCCTGAAAGAAAAACACGTGCACTCAACATGGTGGCACAGATGGACAAGGAAGGTTTTGGTAGCTGTACCAACACCGGCGCCTGCGAAGCAGAATGTCCGAAGGAAATCTCCCTGACCAACATCGCCCGCCTGAACAGAGAGTTCATCGGCGCAGGTTTTACTTCCGAAAAATAA